The following are from one region of the Girardinichthys multiradiatus isolate DD_20200921_A chromosome 9, DD_fGirMul_XY1, whole genome shotgun sequence genome:
- the LOC124873742 gene encoding gastrula zinc finger protein XlCGF57.1-like isoform X4, which translates to MCSQDTPEHNQEQNSSLGQKKPDTSHINKGKDGSDTLQIKKEDDGVCIMYGFTPAYLILQMSSQKGEKPFSCQVCGKTFLYKSKLKYHMRTHTGENLFSCQTCGKTFIWQSKLKEHMRSHTGEKPFSCQTCGKAFTEQSKLKQHMRTHTGENLFTCQTCGKTFIWHSQLTGHVRTHTGEKPFSCEICGRAFTLQSKWRHHMKTHTGELFSCQTCGKAFTLQSALRDHIKTHTDEKPFSCQTCGKAFIRQSALRDHMRSHTGEKPFLCQTCGKAFNRQSSLSLHMSLHTGEKPFSCQICGRKFSLKSQLLVHMRIHTGEKPFSCQTCGRKFSVKARLTVHMRIHTGEKLFSCQMCGKAFTHKNSLSFHMSSHTGEKPFSCQMCGKAFNMQGGLTRHMRIHTGEKHISCQTCGKAFNQQSHLTYHIRSHTGEKPFSCQVCAKKFSRKDQLNVHMRTHTDKKP; encoded by the exons ATGTGCAGCCAAG ACACCCCAGAGCATAACCAGGAGCAGAACTCCAGTTTGGGTCAGAAGAAACCAGATACTTCACACATCAACAAGGGCAAGGATGGATCGGACACTCTCCAGATAAAAAAGGAAGATGATGGAGTCTGCATCATGTATGGTTTTACACCAGCATACTTGATTCTTCAGATGAGTTCTCAGAaaggtgagaagcctttctcatgtcAGGTCTGTGGAAAAACTTTTCTCTACAAAAGTAAATTGAAATAccacatgagaactcacacgGGTGAAAATCTGTTCTCTTGTCAGACTTGTGGAAAAACTTTCATCTGGCAAAGTAAACTGAAGGAACACATGAGAAGTCACACAGGcgagaagcctttctcatgtcAGACATGTGGTAAAGCTTTTACTGAACAAAGTAAACTGAAACAgcacatgagaactcacacaggtgagaatcTTTTCACCTGTCAGACCTGTGGAAAAACCTTTATCTGGCATAGTCAGCTGACAGGTCACGTGAGAACACACACGGGTGAAAAGCCTTTCTCATGTGAGATCTGTGGAAGAGCTTTTACCCTGCAAAGTAAATGGAGACACCACATGAAAACGCACACAGGTGAGCTTTTCTCATGTCAGACCTGTGGAAAAGCCTTTACCTTGCAAAGTGCTTTGAGAGACCACATCAAAACTCACACAGATGAGAAGCCTTTTTCATGTCAGACTTGTGGGAAAGCTTTCATCAGGCAAAGTGCTTTGAGAGACCACATGAGGTctcacacaggagagaagcctTTTCTGTGTCAGACCTGTGGGAAAGCTTTTAACCGGCAAAGTAGTTTAAGTCTTCATATGAGCTTGCACACAGGTGAGAAACCGTTCTCATGTCAGATCTGTGGAAGGAAATTCAGTTTGAAAAGTCAGTTGCTTGTTCACATGAGAATTCATACTGGTGAGAAACCTTTCTCATGTCAGACCTGTGGAAGAAAATTTAGTGTGAAAGCTCGGTTGACCGttcacatgagaattcacacaggtgagaaactTTTCTCCTGTCAGATGTGTGGAAAAGCTTTTACCCACAAAAATTCTTTGAGTTTCCACATGAGCTCTCACACAGGTGAAAAGCCTTTCTCATGCCAGATGTGTGGAAAAGCTTTTAACATGCAAGGTGGTTTGACTCgtcacatgagaattcacacaggggAGAAGCATATATCATGTCAGACATGCGGAAAAGCTTTTAACCAGCAAAGCCATCTGACCTATCACATTAGatctcacacaggtgagaagcctttttCGTGTCAAGTTTGTGCAAAGAAGTTCAGTAGAAAAGATCAGTTGAATGTTCACATgagaacacacacagacaagaaGCCATAA
- the LOC124873742 gene encoding gastrula zinc finger protein XlCGF57.1-like isoform X3, producing the protein MCSQGNTPEHNQEQNSSLGQKKPDTSHINKGKDGSDTLQIKKEDDGVCIMYGFTPAYLILQMSSQKGEKPFSCQVCGKTFLYKSKLKYHMRTHTGENLFSCQTCGKTFIWQSKLKEHMRSHTGEKPFSCQTCGKAFTEQSKLKQHMRTHTGENLFTCQTCGKTFIWHSQLTGHVRTHTGEKPFSCEICGRAFTLQSKWRHHMKTHTGELFSCQTCGKAFTLQSALRDHIKTHTDEKPFSCQTCGKAFIRQSALRDHMRSHTGEKPFLCQTCGKAFNRQSSLSLHMSLHTGEKPFSCQICGRKFSLKSQLLVHMRIHTGEKPFSCQTCGRKFSVKARLTVHMRIHTGEKLFSCQMCGKAFTHKNSLSFHMSSHTGEKPFSCQMCGKAFNMQGGLTRHMRIHTGEKHISCQTCGKAFNQQSHLTYHIRSHTGEKPFSCQVCAKKFSRKDQLNVHMRTHTDKKP; encoded by the exons ATGTGCAGCCAAGGTA ACACCCCAGAGCATAACCAGGAGCAGAACTCCAGTTTGGGTCAGAAGAAACCAGATACTTCACACATCAACAAGGGCAAGGATGGATCGGACACTCTCCAGATAAAAAAGGAAGATGATGGAGTCTGCATCATGTATGGTTTTACACCAGCATACTTGATTCTTCAGATGAGTTCTCAGAaaggtgagaagcctttctcatgtcAGGTCTGTGGAAAAACTTTTCTCTACAAAAGTAAATTGAAATAccacatgagaactcacacgGGTGAAAATCTGTTCTCTTGTCAGACTTGTGGAAAAACTTTCATCTGGCAAAGTAAACTGAAGGAACACATGAGAAGTCACACAGGcgagaagcctttctcatgtcAGACATGTGGTAAAGCTTTTACTGAACAAAGTAAACTGAAACAgcacatgagaactcacacaggtgagaatcTTTTCACCTGTCAGACCTGTGGAAAAACCTTTATCTGGCATAGTCAGCTGACAGGTCACGTGAGAACACACACGGGTGAAAAGCCTTTCTCATGTGAGATCTGTGGAAGAGCTTTTACCCTGCAAAGTAAATGGAGACACCACATGAAAACGCACACAGGTGAGCTTTTCTCATGTCAGACCTGTGGAAAAGCCTTTACCTTGCAAAGTGCTTTGAGAGACCACATCAAAACTCACACAGATGAGAAGCCTTTTTCATGTCAGACTTGTGGGAAAGCTTTCATCAGGCAAAGTGCTTTGAGAGACCACATGAGGTctcacacaggagagaagcctTTTCTGTGTCAGACCTGTGGGAAAGCTTTTAACCGGCAAAGTAGTTTAAGTCTTCATATGAGCTTGCACACAGGTGAGAAACCGTTCTCATGTCAGATCTGTGGAAGGAAATTCAGTTTGAAAAGTCAGTTGCTTGTTCACATGAGAATTCATACTGGTGAGAAACCTTTCTCATGTCAGACCTGTGGAAGAAAATTTAGTGTGAAAGCTCGGTTGACCGttcacatgagaattcacacaggtgagaaactTTTCTCCTGTCAGATGTGTGGAAAAGCTTTTACCCACAAAAATTCTTTGAGTTTCCACATGAGCTCTCACACAGGTGAAAAGCCTTTCTCATGCCAGATGTGTGGAAAAGCTTTTAACATGCAAGGTGGTTTGACTCgtcacatgagaattcacacaggggAGAAGCATATATCATGTCAGACATGCGGAAAAGCTTTTAACCAGCAAAGCCATCTGACCTATCACATTAGatctcacacaggtgagaagcctttttCGTGTCAAGTTTGTGCAAAGAAGTTCAGTAGAAAAGATCAGTTGAATGTTCACATgagaacacacacagacaagaaGCCATAA
- the LOC124873742 gene encoding gastrula zinc finger protein XlCGF57.1-like isoform X5 → MYGFTPAYLILQMSSQKGEKPFSCQVCGKTFLYKSKLKYHMRTHTGENLFSCQTCGKTFIWQSKLKEHMRSHTGEKPFSCQTCGKAFTEQSKLKQHMRTHTGENLFTCQTCGKTFIWHSQLTGHVRTHTGEKPFSCEICGRAFTLQSKWRHHMKTHTGELFSCQTCGKAFTLQSALRDHIKTHTDEKPFSCQTCGKAFIRQSALRDHMRSHTGEKPFLCQTCGKAFNRQSSLSLHMSLHTGEKPFSCQICGRKFSLKSQLLVHMRIHTGEKPFSCQTCGRKFSVKARLTVHMRIHTGEKLFSCQMCGKAFTHKNSLSFHMSSHTGEKPFSCQMCGKAFNMQGGLTRHMRIHTGEKHISCQTCGKAFNQQSHLTYHIRSHTGEKPFSCQVCAKKFSRKDQLNVHMRTHTDKKP, encoded by the coding sequence ATGTATGGTTTTACACCAGCATACTTGATTCTTCAGATGAGTTCTCAGAaaggtgagaagcctttctcatgtcAGGTCTGTGGAAAAACTTTTCTCTACAAAAGTAAATTGAAATAccacatgagaactcacacgGGTGAAAATCTGTTCTCTTGTCAGACTTGTGGAAAAACTTTCATCTGGCAAAGTAAACTGAAGGAACACATGAGAAGTCACACAGGcgagaagcctttctcatgtcAGACATGTGGTAAAGCTTTTACTGAACAAAGTAAACTGAAACAgcacatgagaactcacacaggtgagaatcTTTTCACCTGTCAGACCTGTGGAAAAACCTTTATCTGGCATAGTCAGCTGACAGGTCACGTGAGAACACACACGGGTGAAAAGCCTTTCTCATGTGAGATCTGTGGAAGAGCTTTTACCCTGCAAAGTAAATGGAGACACCACATGAAAACGCACACAGGTGAGCTTTTCTCATGTCAGACCTGTGGAAAAGCCTTTACCTTGCAAAGTGCTTTGAGAGACCACATCAAAACTCACACAGATGAGAAGCCTTTTTCATGTCAGACTTGTGGGAAAGCTTTCATCAGGCAAAGTGCTTTGAGAGACCACATGAGGTctcacacaggagagaagcctTTTCTGTGTCAGACCTGTGGGAAAGCTTTTAACCGGCAAAGTAGTTTAAGTCTTCATATGAGCTTGCACACAGGTGAGAAACCGTTCTCATGTCAGATCTGTGGAAGGAAATTCAGTTTGAAAAGTCAGTTGCTTGTTCACATGAGAATTCATACTGGTGAGAAACCTTTCTCATGTCAGACCTGTGGAAGAAAATTTAGTGTGAAAGCTCGGTTGACCGttcacatgagaattcacacaggtgagaaactTTTCTCCTGTCAGATGTGTGGAAAAGCTTTTACCCACAAAAATTCTTTGAGTTTCCACATGAGCTCTCACACAGGTGAAAAGCCTTTCTCATGCCAGATGTGTGGAAAAGCTTTTAACATGCAAGGTGGTTTGACTCgtcacatgagaattcacacaggggAGAAGCATATATCATGTCAGACATGCGGAAAAGCTTTTAACCAGCAAAGCCATCTGACCTATCACATTAGatctcacacaggtgagaagcctttttCGTGTCAAGTTTGTGCAAAGAAGTTCAGTAGAAAAGATCAGTTGAATGTTCACATgagaacacacacagacaagaaGCCATAA
- the LOC124873742 gene encoding gastrula zinc finger protein XlCGF57.1-like isoform X2 has product MKTRDQAELIYARIAGELFVTRFSDTTKEFNSQVDHPSRHQRTGNTPEHNQEQNSSLGQKKPDTSHINKGKDGSDTLQIKKEDDGVCIMYGFTPAYLILQMSSQKGEKPFSCQVCGKTFLYKSKLKYHMRTHTGENLFSCQTCGKTFIWQSKLKEHMRSHTGEKPFSCQTCGKAFTEQSKLKQHMRTHTGENLFTCQTCGKTFIWHSQLTGHVRTHTGEKPFSCEICGRAFTLQSKWRHHMKTHTGELFSCQTCGKAFTLQSALRDHIKTHTDEKPFSCQTCGKAFIRQSALRDHMRSHTGEKPFLCQTCGKAFNRQSSLSLHMSLHTGEKPFSCQICGRKFSLKSQLLVHMRIHTGEKPFSCQTCGRKFSVKARLTVHMRIHTGEKLFSCQMCGKAFTHKNSLSFHMSSHTGEKPFSCQMCGKAFNMQGGLTRHMRIHTGEKHISCQTCGKAFNQQSHLTYHIRSHTGEKPFSCQVCAKKFSRKDQLNVHMRTHTDKKP; this is encoded by the exons CTGATCTATGCAAGGATCGCAGGAGAACTCTTCGTGACGCGTTTCTCAGACACAACAAAAGAATTCAACTCCCAAGTGGATCACCCGAGTCGCCACCAAAGGACAGGAA ACACCCCAGAGCATAACCAGGAGCAGAACTCCAGTTTGGGTCAGAAGAAACCAGATACTTCACACATCAACAAGGGCAAGGATGGATCGGACACTCTCCAGATAAAAAAGGAAGATGATGGAGTCTGCATCATGTATGGTTTTACACCAGCATACTTGATTCTTCAGATGAGTTCTCAGAaaggtgagaagcctttctcatgtcAGGTCTGTGGAAAAACTTTTCTCTACAAAAGTAAATTGAAATAccacatgagaactcacacgGGTGAAAATCTGTTCTCTTGTCAGACTTGTGGAAAAACTTTCATCTGGCAAAGTAAACTGAAGGAACACATGAGAAGTCACACAGGcgagaagcctttctcatgtcAGACATGTGGTAAAGCTTTTACTGAACAAAGTAAACTGAAACAgcacatgagaactcacacaggtgagaatcTTTTCACCTGTCAGACCTGTGGAAAAACCTTTATCTGGCATAGTCAGCTGACAGGTCACGTGAGAACACACACGGGTGAAAAGCCTTTCTCATGTGAGATCTGTGGAAGAGCTTTTACCCTGCAAAGTAAATGGAGACACCACATGAAAACGCACACAGGTGAGCTTTTCTCATGTCAGACCTGTGGAAAAGCCTTTACCTTGCAAAGTGCTTTGAGAGACCACATCAAAACTCACACAGATGAGAAGCCTTTTTCATGTCAGACTTGTGGGAAAGCTTTCATCAGGCAAAGTGCTTTGAGAGACCACATGAGGTctcacacaggagagaagcctTTTCTGTGTCAGACCTGTGGGAAAGCTTTTAACCGGCAAAGTAGTTTAAGTCTTCATATGAGCTTGCACACAGGTGAGAAACCGTTCTCATGTCAGATCTGTGGAAGGAAATTCAGTTTGAAAAGTCAGTTGCTTGTTCACATGAGAATTCATACTGGTGAGAAACCTTTCTCATGTCAGACCTGTGGAAGAAAATTTAGTGTGAAAGCTCGGTTGACCGttcacatgagaattcacacaggtgagaaactTTTCTCCTGTCAGATGTGTGGAAAAGCTTTTACCCACAAAAATTCTTTGAGTTTCCACATGAGCTCTCACACAGGTGAAAAGCCTTTCTCATGCCAGATGTGTGGAAAAGCTTTTAACATGCAAGGTGGTTTGACTCgtcacatgagaattcacacaggggAGAAGCATATATCATGTCAGACATGCGGAAAAGCTTTTAACCAGCAAAGCCATCTGACCTATCACATTAGatctcacacaggtgagaagcctttttCGTGTCAAGTTTGTGCAAAGAAGTTCAGTAGAAAAGATCAGTTGAATGTTCACATgagaacacacacagacaagaaGCCATAA